A single genomic interval of Puntigrus tetrazona isolate hp1 chromosome 1, ASM1883169v1, whole genome shotgun sequence harbors:
- the lrata gene encoding lecithin retinol acyltransferase a, translated as MLDSLTLLFEKLFLFSNFHIFTSLWQEEPERAVKWPALRRGDLLEVQRTLFVHYGIYLGDNRVAHLMPDIMPVLTNNKQLVKPVVTNKRLILGCIYRNASIRVDSVEDFAYGAQITVNDMDVKMKCQALVSEEVARRAEKLVGDIPYSLLWNNCEHFVTYCRYGTPVSQQTDKFCDCLKTIIRDQRSVALTVGIGVMYILCFGLAPSTTLPTILIPFVMWMAG; from the exons ATGCTAGACTCGCTGACGCTACTATTTGAGAAGCTCTTCCTTTTCTCGAACTTTCACATTTTCACAAGTCTCTGGCAGGAGGAGCCGGAGCGCGCGGTGAAATGGCCAGCGCTGAGGAGAGGAGATCTTCTGGAGGTGCAGCGCACTCTCTTCGTTCATTACGGCATCTACCTGGGCGACAACAGGGTGGCGCACCTGATGCCTGACATCATGCCGGTGTTGACCAACAACAAACAGCTCGTCAAGCCGGTCGTCACTAACAAAAGACTCATACTGGGCTGTATTTACAGAAACGCGAGCATACGCGTAGACTCGGTCGAAGATTTCGCGTATGGAGCTCAGATTACGGTCAACGATATGGATGTGAAAATGAAGTGTCAAGCGCTTGTGAGCGAGGAAGTCGCGAGGAGAGCGGAGAAGCTGGTCGGCGACATCCCGTACAGTTTATTGTGGAATAACTGCGAACATTTCGTGACGTATTGCAGGTACGGGACACCTGTGAGCCAGCAGACGGACAAG TTCTGTGACTGTCTGAAAACCATCATTCGGGACCAGAGAAGTGTGGCATTAACCGTCGGAATAGGAGTGATGTACATCCTGTGTTTTGGCCTGGCACCATCAACTACATTACCCACAATCCTTATTCCCTTCGTTATGTGGATGGCTGGCTGA
- the si:dkey-30k22.5 gene encoding lecithin retinol acyltransferase family protein produces the protein MIALRLLNFFFITSTLEDEYEEDKRKKTYDVSLYKRGDLLEVSRTLFKHFGIYLGEGRVAHFIPDILPVFTNEKSMVEQMVTNKRLILGVLTKAASVRVDSLADFAYGDQIQVNKMDSVVSVEPLNGEEVARRAEKLIGSFSYSLLWHNCEHYVMYCRYGVAFSFQTFQFCKTLRTTLLSRKMAFLSAVIGVFIMLYLGALTLLTTLPIVVIPFTIWMAS, from the exons ATGATCGCACTCAGACTGCTTAATTTCTTCTTCATCACCTCGACACTCGAGGATGAATACGAAGAAGACAAGCGGAAGAAAACTTACGACGTCTCTCTTTACAAGCGTGGCGACCTTTTGGAGGTATCCAGGactctttttaaacattttggaaTCTACTTAGGCGAGGGTCGCGTTGCTCATTTCATCCCAGACATCTTGCCAGTGTTCACTAACGAGAAGTCCATGGTCGAGCAGATGGTGACCAACAAAAGACTGATTTTGGGTGTTCTGACCAAAGCAGCCAGTGTCCGTGTGGACTCTTTGGCAGATTTTGCATACGGTGATCAGATCCAGGTCAATAAGATGGACAGCGTGGTCAGCGTGGAGCCACTGAATGGAGAGGAAGTGGCACGACGGGCAGAGAAGCTGATTGGATCCTTCTCCTACAGCTTACTGTGGCACAACTGTGAACACTACGTGATGTACTGCCGCTATGGTGTTGCATTTAGCTTCCAAACCTTTCAG TTCTGTAAAACTTTAAGGACAACTCTCTTGAGCAGAAAGATGGCCTTCCTGTCAGCTGTAATCGGGGTCTTCATCATGCTGTATCTAGGCGCTTTGACACTTCTCACCACCCTCCCCATTGTCGTCATTCCCTTTACCATCTGGATGGCATCTTGA